The sequence AACAGCATGGAATAATATCCAAACACTAGGGGAAGCGGATGAAGCCCTTTCGCAAAGTATGGGCTCCTAACACCTAGATGGACTCATTGTTTAAAAGTTGAAGGATCATCCTCATTCATTCACTGAAATTTCATCCTTTTGGATATTAAGAAATGGATGGAAAGAATCAAAACCGTTCACATACAAATCGTTTTAAGAGGGAAGGAGGCCGGAAATGATTCTCGATACGAATGAACTGATTACGGAAATCGAACGTTCGATTGAACAAAAACGAGATCACCGGGACCAATTGCAAACGCTTCAATCCAAAGTAGAAGCCATCTGTCACTTAGAAACCCTCCAAGGAGAGGGAGGCGCAGCGATCAAAGACTACTTCACAACGCTGCACTTGCCTGTACTATTATTCTTCCAACAGTTTATCGAAACGCATATTAGCCAGCTTGAGACGGTGAAAGACAACTTGCTTTCCTATGACGGCGATGCCAATACCCTTGTCCGGACAGAGTTTCTGAATGAAGTGAAGATGGATTTGAACCGTGTCATCAACTATACGAGAGACTCGGCGAACATCATTAACAGCGCATACGAATCGGTGAGTGATCTGATCCACACAGGCCGCTGGGAGTCATCAGCCCTAACCGACAAAGCGAGAGAAGCGAGGGGACAGATTGAAGACGCAGAAGACCACTTAGAGGAAACCGACCAAAACAATCAAACCGTGCTCGAAACTTCCCAAGCAACACTAGAACATCTCGAAGCCTTGGTGCGCAAAGTCGAAGGATGGACGACGAAAGAGGCGATGCTCTCCCAGGAAACAATCGAACAAATTCGCTCGTATTACAATGATTCATCGACTGTGTCTAACTTGATGAACGAAGACCAGATGCGCCCTCTCCTAGACAAAATGCGCACCGGCGAAGAATTAACGCTTACCGAGAAAACGATGGTTTATTACTACATTCAAAATGAATTGGTCGACCAGGAGAAAATGGGCGAAATCGCCAATAAAGTAGCGACTGACAAGGAAGGGCTGGTCGACCACCTCAATGAACACGTCCTTGTATCAACGGAATCGCTAGCCCACGAATTGGAGACAGTCGAGCTCTTTCTCATGAGCCAAGAGTTGAAACCAGGCGGCGTTGACCATTCCATGGAGCTCGCCTACCTGCGCGCCTATGAGGGCCTCTTGAGAAACTACGACCGCTTTATTGCCGAAATGGCCAAAATCGGGAAGTTGGATCCAGAAGTTCATACTGACAAGTTGTTCATGGGAGTAGAGGACATTATTGAAAAGCCGAGTGAGCTGAATATGACCATTTTGGAAACAGACTTTCGAATCGAAATCTTTCCAGAAAATCCATATAATATCACGCGTCAAGAATGGCTCGAACACAACCATTCCATCGGATTCCGGCAGCATAATGTATCAGAAGTGATGTACTTTTATGATGAGGATGCAGGAAGTACGATGGGGAGTTGGGCTCGTCAACAGTTAGGCGCGGATTACGAGAGTCATACTGGGAACTTTATTCTTGCGACAGTTTTTCAAAAAATTGGTGCACTGGCATACGATCAAACATTTGGGAGAGTAGATAATAGGGCTATTAGAGAATTGAAATGGTTTGTAGATAAAGAGAACGCACACGATGAAGAACAAGCCAATAAAGAGGATAAGTTAACATTACGAATGGTTGAAGATACTGCTACGAACTTGGGAATGGAAGTCCAGGTGTCAAACCGCCCGACACCGAACTCGCCCAATCGGAATGAATTAAATGTAGAGCTGTACAAGACTGCGCATACAGAACAGCTTCTTGAACGATGGGAAGAGGTGCATAAACTTGATCCAATGTTTCCTTATCCGAAAGAGGAAATCGAAGCCCAAAATTGGCCAGCAGTCAGTGAAGAACTAAAAAATAATGAAACCTTGTTGCG is a genomic window of Shouchella clausii containing:
- a CDS encoding LXG domain-containing protein, with amino-acid sequence MILDTNELITEIERSIEQKRDHRDQLQTLQSKVEAICHLETLQGEGGAAIKDYFTTLHLPVLLFFQQFIETHISQLETVKDNLLSYDGDANTLVRTEFLNEVKMDLNRVINYTRDSANIINSAYESVSDLIHTGRWESSALTDKAREARGQIEDAEDHLEETDQNNQTVLETSQATLEHLEALVRKVEGWTTKEAMLSQETIEQIRSYYNDSSTVSNLMNEDQMRPLLDKMRTGEELTLTEKTMVYYYIQNELVDQEKMGEIANKVATDKEGLVDHLNEHVLVSTESLAHELETVELFLMSQELKPGGVDHSMELAYLRAYEGLLRNYDRFIAEMAKIGKLDPEVHTDKLFMGVEDIIEKPSELNMTILETDFRIEIFPENPYNITRQEWLEHNHSIGFRQHNVSEVMYFYDEDAGSTMGSWARQQLGADYESHTGNFILATVFQKIGALAYDQTFGRVDNRAIRELKWFVDKENAHDEEQANKEDKLTLRMVEDTATNLGMEVQVSNRPTPNSPNRNELNVELYKTAHTEQLLERWEEVHKLDPMFPYPKEEIEAQNWPAVSEELKNNETLLRREHEHGDFDFFAYIRLGEGDLQEKFGEKE